In one window of Oryza sativa Japonica Group chromosome 9, ASM3414082v1 DNA:
- the LOC4346970 gene encoding type IV inositol polyphosphate 5-phosphatase 9 isoform X2 → MTPSSDLDLEDWMDSTANSYDIYVLGFQEIVPLNARNVLGPRNSCISTKWNSLIGEALNKRRRRGAVLHQEITNSSATERSAQEEHFRCIMNKQMVGIFMSVWVRSNLRPYIHHLNVSCVGSGIMGYLGNKGSVSIRFVLHETSFCFVCCHLASGGKQGDVLLRNFDAADILVRTRFPGGATQELPKKILDHDQVVLLGDLNYRISLEEAETRLLVEDKNWSILLENDQLLIEFSTGRHFDGWQEGLITFSPTYKYHPNSDQYYWCFDGALGKKKRAPAWCDRILWRGKGLKQIQYDTCNYRLSDHRPVRAVFHAECVIRGDADCACGCIALSSSSE, encoded by the exons ATGACACCATCCAGTGATCTAGACTTGGAGGATTGGATGGATTCAACAGCTAACTCCTATGACATCTACGTTCTTGG GTTCCAAGAGATAGTGCCACTCAACGCAAGAAACGTGCTTGGTCCTAGGAATAGCTGTATATCTACAAAGTGGAACTCACTGATTGGGGAGGCACTAAAcaaaaggaggagaagaggagcagTGTTGCATCAAGAAATCACAAATAGCAGTGCAACGGAGAGATCTGCGCAGGAAGAACACTTTAGATGCATCATGAACAAGCAGATGGTGGGCATCTTTATGTCAGTCTGGGTGAGAAGCAATCTTAGGCCATACATTCACCATCTGAATGTGTCTTGTGTTGGTTCAGGCATCATGGGCTACCTAGGGAACAAG GGCTCGGTGTCAATTCGATTTGTGCTACACGAGACGAGCTTTTGCTTTGTTTGCTGTCACCTGGCTTCAGGCGGCAAACAAGGGGATGTACTGCTGAGGAACTTTGATGCTGCGGATATACTCGTGAGGACGAGATTTCCTGGTGGTGCAACCCAAGAATTGCCAAAGAAGATCCTTGACCACGA TCAAGTCGTTTTGCTCGGTGACTTAAATTATAGGATATCCTTGGAAGAGGCTGAGACAAGGTTGTTGGTGGAAGACAAGAATTGGTCCATCCTGTTAGAGAACGACCAG CTATTGATCGAGTTCTCGACGGGTCGGCATTTCGACGGTTGGCAAGAAGGGCTGATCACGTTCTCTCCCACCTACAAGTACCACCCCAACTCCGATCAGTACTACTGGTGCTTCGACGGTGCGCTTGGAAAAAAGAAGCGTGCCCCAGCATG GTGTGACCGCATTCTTTGGCGCGGTAAGGGCCTGAAGCAAATCCAATACGACACATGCAACTACAGGTTGTCCGACCACCGGCCGGTGAGAGCAGTTTTCCATGCCGAATGTGTGATCAGAGGAGATGCAGATTGCGCGTGTGGCTGTATTGCTCTCAGCTCTTCGAGTGAGTGA
- the LOC4346970 gene encoding type IV inositol polyphosphate 5-phosphatase 9 isoform X1 — protein MGEKHIILPRLVPSKLSHRQQLCGHRSVSEISGVVDETLGKRPLDGQNDILRYRVFTSTWNVGGMTPSSDLDLEDWMDSTANSYDIYVLGFQEIVPLNARNVLGPRNSCISTKWNSLIGEALNKRRRRGAVLHQEITNSSATERSAQEEHFRCIMNKQMVGIFMSVWVRSNLRPYIHHLNVSCVGSGIMGYLGNKGSVSIRFVLHETSFCFVCCHLASGGKQGDVLLRNFDAADILVRTRFPGGATQELPKKILDHDQVVLLGDLNYRISLEEAETRLLVEDKNWSILLENDQLLIEFSTGRHFDGWQEGLITFSPTYKYHPNSDQYYWCFDGALGKKKRAPAWCDRILWRGKGLKQIQYDTCNYRLSDHRPVRAVFHAECVIRGDADCACGCIALSSSSE, from the exons GGTTCCAAGTAAGCTATCGCACCGCCAGCAGCTGTGTGGTCATCGATCAGTTTCTGAGATTTCAGGTGTAGTGGATGAAACCTTGGGAAAGAGGCCTCTGGATGGGCAGAATGATATACTCAGATACAG GGTGTTCACTAGTACGTGGAATGTTGGTGGTATGACACCATCCAGTGATCTAGACTTGGAGGATTGGATGGATTCAACAGCTAACTCCTATGACATCTACGTTCTTGG GTTCCAAGAGATAGTGCCACTCAACGCAAGAAACGTGCTTGGTCCTAGGAATAGCTGTATATCTACAAAGTGGAACTCACTGATTGGGGAGGCACTAAAcaaaaggaggagaagaggagcagTGTTGCATCAAGAAATCACAAATAGCAGTGCAACGGAGAGATCTGCGCAGGAAGAACACTTTAGATGCATCATGAACAAGCAGATGGTGGGCATCTTTATGTCAGTCTGGGTGAGAAGCAATCTTAGGCCATACATTCACCATCTGAATGTGTCTTGTGTTGGTTCAGGCATCATGGGCTACCTAGGGAACAAG GGCTCGGTGTCAATTCGATTTGTGCTACACGAGACGAGCTTTTGCTTTGTTTGCTGTCACCTGGCTTCAGGCGGCAAACAAGGGGATGTACTGCTGAGGAACTTTGATGCTGCGGATATACTCGTGAGGACGAGATTTCCTGGTGGTGCAACCCAAGAATTGCCAAAGAAGATCCTTGACCACGA TCAAGTCGTTTTGCTCGGTGACTTAAATTATAGGATATCCTTGGAAGAGGCTGAGACAAGGTTGTTGGTGGAAGACAAGAATTGGTCCATCCTGTTAGAGAACGACCAG CTATTGATCGAGTTCTCGACGGGTCGGCATTTCGACGGTTGGCAAGAAGGGCTGATCACGTTCTCTCCCACCTACAAGTACCACCCCAACTCCGATCAGTACTACTGGTGCTTCGACGGTGCGCTTGGAAAAAAGAAGCGTGCCCCAGCATG GTGTGACCGCATTCTTTGGCGCGGTAAGGGCCTGAAGCAAATCCAATACGACACATGCAACTACAGGTTGTCCGACCACCGGCCGGTGAGAGCAGTTTTCCATGCCGAATGTGTGATCAGAGGAGATGCAGATTGCGCGTGTGGCTGTATTGCTCTCAGCTCTTCGAGTGAGTGA